From the genome of Buteo buteo chromosome 4, bButBut1.hap1.1, whole genome shotgun sequence:
ACTGTTTACCCTCTTTGCTGATGtatcagtgtcctggttttggctgggatggattttctttctagtagctggtatagtgctatgttttgggttcagtatgagaagaatgttgataatacactagattttctttctagtagctggtatagtgttatgttttgggttcagtatgagaagaacgttgataacacactgatgttttcacttgttgataagtagtgtttagtctaaggtcaaggattttccagcttctcatgcccaggcagcaagaaggccggaggggacacagccagggcagctgacccaactggccaaaggaatattccataccatgtaacATCATGCCTagcatataaactgggaggagttggctggggggggtggatcgctgctcgggaactaactgggcatcggttggcgagtggtgagcaattgcattgtgcatcacttgtttagtatattccaattctattattattattatcattatcattttattattgttattattatcattattattttcttcctttctgtcctattaaaccgttcttatctcaacccacgagttttactttttcttcccaattctctccccgATCCCGCTGAGTGGGGGGaggtgagcgagcggctgcgtcgtgcctagttgctggctgggcttaaaccacgacactacATTAGGGGGTAAAACAAGCCCGTACATGAAGGCAGGGTTGGACCTGAAGTGGGTGAGGAGCAACCTTGCGGAGACGGGCCTGGGCATTATGAGGGATGCCATACAGGGCAGTGGTGTAAACATGAGTATGGCCATGTGCATACTGGTCTGCACTGGGAGGAGCGTAGCCACCCAGGCAAGGGGAGTTGtcacccccctccctgcccccgaCTGAGCACTGGTGTGGCCACATCTGGAATAGTGTGTCCCAGTGTGGGGGTCCCTGTTCTGGAGGAGCGGGGAGGAACTGGAGTGGGCCCATAGGAGGTCTGCCAAGATGGGATTAGGGACCGTGTGTGGAAAGGCTGAGACGTGGGGGCTTCATTGGCCTGGTGAAGTGGAGGCTCAGGCAAGTACAGCAGTAACTTGAGAAAGCTTGACGGTTAGTTTCAGAGTTGAGTGCGTGATATTTGGTAACGGGAGACAGCACgagaaaggaaaaccacaaGTAACGGCAGGTTTGGATGGCCAGATGGacatgaggaggaagaaacgTCACTTGAAGGGTAGCGCTTTGATGCAACAGGTCACTCGGAGGGAGTCTGGGTTAGCCCATGATTTTGTGTTTGGAGGGACAGCCAGTGAGGATGGAGAGGTGTCAGTAAAGGTAGGGACATGCTGGGGGGAGAACAAGGTGGGGAAGTGTGCCAGATGTCTACAGCCTGCAGGGAAAGAGGCACATGGGACAGTGTATGGCAGCCTATGGTGGAGATGGCCAAGGGTGCCTGCAACGCTGACAGGCCCTGACAGAGCTGAGGTCTTTGTCCCCTCAGCATGGCTGATATCTCTGCCACCAAGGCCTAAGAGGAGACCCATTGTCCTCATGGCGCTGAGGTTACGTTGCCTCCTTGCACCTCCCCGGGCAGGCTGGGAGGTGTCGTACTGTTGTCCTTCACTTGGCATCACACCCCCTCGCAGCCCATGAAGAGCCCTGAGCCATGCGTGATGGACAGGATCTCTCTTCTGAGGGGCTGGGGTCAGGGCTTGGCATTTGGCTTGATAAAACACACCAAGGCTTTACTCAGCATCAGAGCCACCGGCACTTTGCCTTTGCCTGCCTGCCATCACTGCATCCAGTTTCCTGCTCTAACGAGTCCATGGGGAGGCTGTGTTGGTAATGGCCCTCAGTGGGGCTCATTAATACTCCAAGAAACTTCAGCACTTTCTTCTGACTTTGCTCCTTGAGCAGCTTGTGCAATCTCCTCTCAGCATTGCAGATCCATGGACTCAGCACCAAAACCATCATGGGGCTCATTACAAGGCAGAATCCCTCAGGTGCCTTGTCTCTTCCCATAGTTTTCTTCAAGTCTTCAAGACTTGTACAGCTAATTGGAGAGGTTTCAGGATGGTAGTTAAAGAGGAAGAGTTCAAGGAGCTTTTAAGATAAAaggctttttacttttaaaggtaattttttgttggttttctttgtttacagAAGAAGTGATGGCAGCATTCTCCAATTGATATTGATCCAGAGGGTCGCCTAAGCAGCTATGGGCAGGTAGGAAAAGCAATCCCTTGAGGCCAGACACTTTATGGACAGCCTTGCTCATCACCTCCCCAACCCCAGCGTTTTTCTGTTTGGACCTCTGGGCTTCGCATCACTTGTCCTTGCATCGGACCTCTTCACCGAAGTCTGCAGCTGGATGTTACAGCTCCTCGGCACCAACTCCCACCTGCTTTCCTCAGAGAACTGGCTGCACACAGGCACGGGAGGACTTCTCCTCATTGCCAAAACCCAAAAGTTACACATGATGCAATTTAATAAGCTTTAAAACACTCTCCTCAACTGTAGGCCAACTCCAGGCTGCAAGTGCAAGAGCTAGGAAAGGATAGATACAAACATACTTAAGGAGTTGACTCAAGAGTTGATTCAGCTTCTCAGAGATGGAGCAAGTTTCTAACTCCCTGAAGCTCAAAGCAGCAACCAGATAGTTTGGAGGTATCTGAATGATCAAAGagcaaggggagagggaaatCTGGAGAGATACAAGGGTGTGCATCCATATAGTCTGCTGAAAAGATGCCTTTAGAGATGGTCATTTGACCAGGAGAGGTGGGAACACCTGAAAGGTGAGGGAGATCAAACACACAGTGTAATAGAGTAGTGGTAACGCAAGTGCAGAAGGAGATCAATATTTCTTCTCCCATGATTAACGCGCTTCCCGGAAATCCCCTTTCTGGCACAGTGGGAAAACattgccattttattaaaaGCCCTCAGGTGTTTCAGCCTGAGCTTGAACCAGCTGGATTTCAAAAACCTCCCAGGACAGAGACTGCACGGCCTATCTGGCTGACCTGTCCCAACAGCTGATTGAGCTGAtggtgaaaatttttttccttatgtctaGGCTGAacctctcctcttccaccttcCACCCATTGTTTTTGTCCTCCCACAATGCACCATCACGAAGAGCCTGGCTCTTTATTCTCTGTGACCTCCTCAcaggtgaggcaggctgtgatGAGGTCTCCCTCAGCCTCCCTTGGCCTCTTGGCCACTTGGCGTCTGCTCACAGGCCCCCCCACCTGGGGGCCATTCACTGAACCCGCTCCAGCTTGCCAACGTCTTTCCCGTATTGAGGATCTGAAATATGGATGCAGTAACCTGGATAATCCCTCCCCTCGATCTCCTGGCCATGTTCCTGGTCATACAGCCGAGGACGCTGTTGGCCTGCCTTGCTTCGGGGAACACAGCTGCCTCCTGTCCAGATCGCTGACCACCAAGACCttctccacagagctgctcccctgCCAGGATGCTCCCAGCCTGTGCCATTGCCAGGGTGAGTGCATTGCAGGGGCAGAAACCGGCATTTGTCCTTGTGGGGTTTCACGAGGTTCCTGCCAATAcatgctctcctcctccttgaaCCCTCTCCCTAACACAGGGTAGGGTCCCGGCGAGCTTTTCAGTAAAGATgaaggcaaagaaggcattgagTCCCTCAGCCTCATCTGCGTCTGCTGTTACTAAATCACCgtccccattcagcagcagccctgcatttttcttgttcagCCTTGGTCTCCAACGAGCGATCAAAGCTCGCTGTTTTCCTCTCGACTTTCCTTGCAACCAACTGCAGGTAAGCTTTGCCTGTGCCAAAGTCATACCTGCACAACGAAGGCAATGCACACGAATTCCTTGTTTGTACCTGTCTTTGCTGTCACCCTCTGGATGCTGCTTTGTGGCCCCGTCATCACCCTGTCCCTTGGATGGCCAAGCAACGGAGCTGCAAATATTGTTCCAGCCCAGCCCAGTCTCTCCTGTGCCTGCGTGTCTCGGCTCCCATCCACGAGCCCTGGCTGTGCACCACAACCCCCTGGTGTGAATCCTCACCCTGCATGGTCACACAGCTCAGCTAACGTTGGTgttgtcctctcccaactttcCAGCCCGGCCCAGTCCCTTCTTGGCTCTTCTCATCTTGCCGGCGAAAGAGCAGCCTGCCCCAAGCTGGTGCATGCAGAAGTAGGTTTCTCCTGGTCATTTATTCCCCCTGGAAGCACAGAGttgctcctctgctcttccccagggacacccctgTCCCAGAGAGCCTTTCCCCATGGGAGCGTGTCCGTGCTGGCCTGGCCGTCCACTCCTGCCCCCTCCTTGTGCTCCCCGCAGAGCCCTGAGGtggtgctgctgccctgcagacTGAGAGGGCTGTGGTGCCCGAAAACCATGGGGAGACAGTCCCAGGGAGATCCCTTCTGATCATTCACCATCTCCACGGGCACTGGTCACACAGCCCAGGCCTCCTTCCCCAACACATCGCTCCTTGCCCTCCTCCCCAGAGCCCATGGAGAACCCAAGCACCACACCATGTAGGGGCAATCTCTTCAGCCTGTTTTTGACTTCAGCTTTGGAAGAAGAGCCCAACCTCCAGACACTGGCACTGAGCCTTTTATTACAGAGATGCGACGCAGGAGACCAGCTGTAACATCATGCCAGAGACATGTACGAAGGTCTCTGGGTCGGACAGACTGGGTTCATGTCACTGGAGAAGTGGAGTGGATGCAGACATTCCTGGACAAACAGGATTATCACAAACCAAATCCccaaagcagaggaggaacagtTCCTGAGATGAACTGGAAATGACTTGTAAAGGTTATTGCTGCTGAAAGACAAGTGATTGAATCAGCTTCTTCAGCGTGTCTTTGAGCTCCTGGttcctcatgctgtagatgaggggGTTCATTGTTGGGGGCACCGCCGTGTACAGAACCGCCACGACCAGATTCAAAGATGGtgaagagatggaggggggcttcaggtaggCAAACATGCCAGTGCTGAGAAATAGAGAGACCACGGCCAGGTGAGGCaggcacgtggaaaaggctttgtggcgtccctgctcagaggggatcctcagcacagccctgaagatctgcacgtaggacagcacaatgaaaacaaaacagccccaAAATACGAGAGCACTAACCCCAAGAAGCCCAACTTCCCTGAGGGAGGAGtctgagcaggagagcttgaggatctgggggatttcacagaagaactggttCACGGCATTGCCTTGGCAGAGCGgcagtgaaaatgtattggcagtgtgcagcacGGCATAGAGgaacccactgccccaggcagctgctgccatgggggcacaagctctgctgcccaggagggtcccgtagtgcaggggtttgcagatggcaacgtagcggtcGTAGGCCATGAGGGTGAGGAGATAAAACTCTGAGGACATcacaaagacaaacagaaagacCTGGGTAGAACATCCTGCATAGGAAATGGCCCTGGTATCCAAAAGGGCATTGGccatggatttggggacagtggtggagatggagcccaggtcaaggagggagaggttgaggaggaagaagtacatgggggtGTGGAGGTGCTGGTCACAGGCTATGGCGGTGATGGTGAGGGTGTtccccaggagggcagccaggtagatgcccaggaagagccagaagtgcaagagctgcagctcccgcGTGTCTGCgaatgccaggaggaggaactgggtgatggagctgctgttgggcATTTGCTGCTTCAGGGCACTGTTCAAGAGGGAAAAGGCAGTGAGAAAGTTAGAGAAGACTTCTCTGagcaaaaaggaaggaatttcTCATGGATTCTCCCCCTGCTACACACCgcccccttttccttttccaggagACCTTCCTTCACCTCCGTGGTTGGAGCTTTGGTTGCTGCTGGCTGAGTGCGCCGTGAGGAGCAGAGCCTCTGCTGACAGAGTGCCCAGGagtcagccctgctctgcaacAGCGGGTTCATGGGAATGGTAGGGGTGGGAGACATCGCCCTCATATGCTTCTCTGAAAAGCCACCAAGCAGTGCTGAGAGCAGAGGGATCCACTGCAGACCATTAAATGTCTCACCTCTTCTCAAGGTCTCAGCACCCCACCTCTAGCCAAGGACACACGTGGCTCATTTCACCAACCCAACAGCATTTCTTCAGTCGTAGCATCTCTGCGCTTCTCCATGGGGCTTTCAGATAACACAAAGGTGTTATTGGGCAGACTTGCACCCTGGAGGGCAGCTCGCAGCTTGGAAGGACCCCTCAAGGAGATAGCCAAGTGCCCTAACGATGGTATCTCATCAAGGGGTGACATCAACATTGGTGGGCAGCTGCTCTCGGCCTCTGTGCTCTTCAGAGGGAAATGGGCGAGATGCTGGAGAGCTGCGCCacggctctgctgcagctctggctgcagaggAAGCGGTTCATGGTTCGGACCCCACAGCCCCGAGGGCAGAGGCTTTGCTGGGTGGGAGAGAGGCAAGGGTCTTGCTCAGAGGAAGGGATCTGCATTGGAGGGGATGATACGGACTTTTCTGAATTCTCCCTCCCataacatttctggttttagtttccTCTCATTCTCTGATCGTATCCCTGCTGCCTGGAGATTTTCCTCCGGGGAGATGTTTCCCTGTCCCATGCCTTTGCCCTGTCAGGGCTCAGAGCTCCCATCCCAGCCTCTGTGCACTCGTCTTTGCTCCAAGAAACCTGCCTTTTGCAGGGCACTGGCTGAGCACATGTTCATGCTTGCAGGTGGAAAAGGGCAGGTCAGAACAAACCTGATGGGTCCAGCAAAGCTGATGCTGGTGCTGTCCATAGGCAGAGGAGTGGCTGAAGGCACTTCAGGAGGCTCCTGGCAGATCTACTGATCACTCAAAGTTACAGTCCCGGAGTGTCAGTGACTTCTTCAAACCTAGGagttccttttccatttcttcctctccccccacctcGCAACCGTaggaaactaaaaaaacccctgaccCTTTAAAGCTCTTTAACTTTACAGTAATCCCTGCTTTGACTTTCCTCTCAAAAAGTCCCCCAGGAAATGTCCTGGGGTGATGCGGAGCCCCGAGCAGCCCTGGCCCACGCAGCACCCTCCCGACAGCAGAAAGACCTGCCCTGCCGGGGGTTGCTccttccacccacagcttcCCCCCAGAGAGCCGCGGGGAGCAGAGCCCCGGCACGCAGAGCCCTGGGGTGCGGGGACCCTGCTctgaaggacagccctgggcacccctgggtGCACGCCCggcttcacagccctgcagtCAACCCCGGGAAAAGGGACCTCTCCCTCAGAGGGTGCCGCAGGGAAGCCCTGCTCTGCACCACATCCTCTTGCTCTACACTAGAGAAACTGTGAAAGTCCTCCTGGCAGAGGCCATAGGTTGTGGACAGCTTTAGGAGATCcctccaggagcagcagcttcaTTGCCCTGCACGCACAGACTTACCACGTGGAGGACTGTGACGATTTCTCAGCATCCACCTACCCCACACTGCCTGTAACCTCTCCCTGCCTCGCTCCTCTCCCCtcgctgcctgcaggcagtgccctcagccctgctgcgctttgcaggggagctgctcctgggcagagctctCTTTGTGCAGCGCTGCTCGTTTGCCACCAGCTCCCTCCGTCCCAggagcccagctcagcagcagaggaccagcccaaGGCGTCAccttctctgctccttctgGGCTCCCTCTGGGCGTCCCTGGGGCCCTACCGTGAACCAGGCTGAAGGAATCACTGATGTCTCCTGTCAGAGACAGGGCTGGGCGTGAGAATAATCTTTCTCATCCCATTATAAGACAGGACAGCCAGACAGTGACAGGCAGGGATCGCATTTGTCCAAGCTGAGGGAAGCGATTCAGCTGAGTCAATCAAGGCATCTCATTCTGGGTTTGTAGTCCTGGGGCTAGAAGGGGACTTTGCTCCCTCCCATGCCTGCCACAAACCCTCAGCAGGTGGGATTCCTCTCCTTAATTCAGGTGTGCACCTGTGTGTGAGCTGCTTGTTTCAGCTCCCATGCTAATTAATGGAAATGGAGGGTAGGAGTGAGCTGCTCAGATGAAAACACCTGGTGACATTTGAGATGCCAGAGGTTGTCCGAGGTATGTGCAGGACAGCTGAACCTGTCCCTGTTTCTTGTCTTCTGGGCAGCCTACACGGGTTTTCAGTTGACCAAGTCATGTCATGTACCATAGGGAGATCTCAGCTTGACTCTGTCTTCACCGTCAGCTGGGTTTTCTAGATCTCCTTTGACTATAATGACAGTTGTCTCATCAACATCCCCACATGGCCTAATGAAATTCAAAGCAGTTACTCTATTTATTGGCTAAATACAGACCTGTAGTGCTATGGGAGAGGGGTGGCTGGAGAgtagccctgcagaaagggctctgggggtgctggtcgacagcaggctcagtatgagccagcagtgtgccctggcagccaagagggcaaaccccatcctggggggcatcaaaCCCGGCATaaccagccggtcaaaagaggtgattatcccaCTGTATTCAGCGTTGGTGTGGCCTCACTTTGAATACTTTGTGCAGTgctgggccccacaatttaagaacgatgtgaaggtccttgagtGTGTCCAcgggagggcaacaaagctgatgaaagggctggaaggaatgtcctatgaggagtggctaaggactttgggcttgtctagtttggagacacggaggctgaggggcgatgtcatcgctctctacagcttccagaggaggggaagtggagagggaggtgctgaccTCTTCTCCCTAGTATCCGGTGATAGGATGCGTGGGAATgattcaaagctgcaccaggggaggtttagactggacattaggaagcgtttctttaccaagagaatggtcaaacactggaataggcttcctagagaggtagTCAttgccccaagcctgtcagagtataagaggcatttggacaatgcccttaagaACGtgctttaacttggtcagccctAAATCcgtcaggcagttggactagacgatcgttgtaggtcccttccaactgaaatagtcttgtctcttctcttctcttctcttctcttctcttctcttctcttctcttctcttctcttctcttctcttctcttctcttctcttctcttctcttctcttctctttcctctccgATGCCAAGGCTTTCCCAAAAAGCTTCATGTATCTGGCGGGGATTGCCTGGTTCAGCCAGGTAGCTGATGAGAGAAACGGTGGGGTTGGGGAGCAGGGACACAGACTGCCCATGGAGTGTCTGACATGAAGGTTACTGATTTCCCTACACATTCAGGCTCCATTAGGAGATGCTTAGGATCAATCTCAAGTGGAGATTGCTGACATCACTTAATCTGTAagtacaaaaatgaagaaagctggaaaacagagaaggccttTCTTAGTTTTAGTTACTATTGAAAAGTTTTCACTTTGGCTGCACTCCCGAAATCTCTCTGATCAACCAAAGAAGAACTGAGGAATTAAGGGAAATTACACCCAGAGACTTGGCTTGTTAGGGTGTTGTGCGTGTTAATGAGCCCTCTGGTGCCAAGCTCCTGAACTGCAGATACTGGAAGTTTGAAGAAGCCTCTAGAGAAGTAAAAGTCAAAAGCAAACATCCAGGTTTCTGAGGGTGTTAGCGGGCCTCACCGAGGGCCATCACTGAAGAGCCCATGGATGGAAGGACCAGACAGGTTGCCCACCCCTGGCGGCTGGTGAAGCAGGAAGTCGGCGGCACCGGTTACAGGTGGAAAATCAAATGTGGAGGTGGCTCTGAAAGCCTTCGATGTGTTTTGCCAAGCAAGACGGCCAAGCCTCGACCCTCATCCCCTGCAAAGCGGGAACCCTTCTCTTGACCCTCATCCCCTGCAAAGCAGGAACCCTTCTCTTGACCCTCATCCCCTGCAAAGCGGGAACCCTTCTCTTGACCCTCGTCCCCTACAAAGCGGGAATCCTTCTCTTGACCCTCGTCCCCTACAAAGCGGGAACCCTTCTCTTGACCCTCGTCCCCCGCAAAGCGGGAACCCTTCTCTCACGGGATGCTCAGGGCTCTTCCTGGGGGCAGTATGATGTGGGGGTGCGCGATGCTGAGGGGAGCACAGCTCTAGGACACCTCCCATGCTCCATGGTGGTGAGGAAGCAACGAGACCCTGGGGTTGTAAGGAACCGACGTCCTCTCCTGGGCCTCACTGGAAAAGACAACAGCCATAGCTGAGAGGACAAGGCCCTCAGTTCTGTTGGGAGTGGGTCTGGGCCCCACCAAGTCCCTTGGCTGTCCCTACCAAGTTGCCCTACACTACCCTACGCCTGCGCCCGTTTCCCTGCAGACTTCAACCCCCTCCCTTCACAGTAGGTTCCTCCGGAGCCCCAGGGACAcgtggagggagcccagaggggtCAGAGAAAGAgctgccttgggctggtcctctgctgctgagctgggctccTGGGACGGAGGGAGCTGGTGGCAAACGAGCGGCACTGCACAAAGAcggctctgcccaggagcagctcccctGCAAAGcgcagcactgcctgcaggcagggagaggagaggcgaggagcaggagagaggttACAGGCAGTGTGGAGCGGGAGGATGCTGAGAGCTCACTGGGGAAGAAATCATCACAGCTCATAACCCAGTaagtctctggctgcagggcaaTGTACCCGAGTTTCCTGGAGGGGTCTCCTAGAGCTGGCACATCCCAGGGCAGATAGGATCTGGCAGGGTGGCTCTCAGGGTTTCTTTCGCGTGGAGAAGGATGcgcagcagagcagggcttcCCTGCGGCACCCTCTGAGGGACAGGGCATCACAGGTCCCTTTTCCCGGGGTTGactgcagggctgtgaagccGGGCGTGCacccaggggtgcccagggctgtccttcagagcagggtccctgcaccccagggCTCTGCGTGCcggggctctgctccccacGGCTCTCTGGGGGgaagctgtgggtggaaggAGCAACCCCCGGCAGGGCAGGGTCCTTCTGCTGTTGGGAGGGTGCTGCAGGGATCAGGTCTGTTCGCAGATCCAGATCACCCCCAGGACATTTCTGAGGGCAGTTTTCATAAGAGTTGTTGATGCAGCATTTATTACAAAGACAAAGAGCTTTGCACTTTCGGTTTCCTACTGCTGctgagggctggggagaggagagggatggGAAAGGAGATCACAGAATCACGGAGCAGGAAGATGCTGAGCAGCCTTCCCCTGTGACAGGTTCCTCTCGGGTGAGCGAGGATGTGCATGTAGTGATAGTCACCCCCTGCCCCTCTGTCATGACCACGTCTGCAGCCAAAGGGCAGGTGGAGGGCAATCGTTTGGAAGGCAGGTTCAGTCTCAGTGGTGACTGATTCAGACCCGGTCACCTCTGTTCAAAAgggtaaaaccagaaaaaggaaagcccTCCCAGGGCACCTTTCCAGAGGCAGGTGGCCCAAGTGCTAATGTCATGTCTGCCTTCAGGATGTAGAGACTATTCCCATGGGGGCATTTCATCCAGGCTCCTGCACTCAGCCCAGGGTGTCTGTTGTCAGTGACCACCCCGATATACGGGgccttttgctgcttctgtctgcCAGCTGCTGTAGAGCGGGTCTGACTCCTGAGGAGCCCATTGGATGAGGCTCCTCCTCCTCATGGCACAGTCAGCCAGAGTAAATCAGAACAAAATCAGAACTGCCATCCCTttgtactgggcactggtgagaccacacctcaaatactgtgttcagtgttCTTTCaacacaagaaagacattgaggtgctggagtgcatccagagaagggcaacgaagctggtgaagggtctagagaacaattcttatgaggagcggctgagggaactggggttgtttagtgtggagaagaggaggctgaggggagaccttatcgctctctacaactatctgaaaggaggttgtagcgaggtgggggtcgttctcttttcccaggaaataagtgataggacaagaggaaacagcctgaATTTGgaccaggggaggtttagattggatattaggaaaaattcaTTCACTGAAAgtgttgtcaagcattggagcAGGCTcaccagggaagtggttgagtcaccatccctggatgtatttaaaagctgtgtagatgtggtgcttagggaccTGGTTTAGTgatggacttggcagtgttaggtttacggttggactctGATCTTAAtcatcttttccaacctaaatgattctatgattctgtgactgGGGGGAGCAGCATGAAGTTCCTCTTGAGAAGGACAGAAACAATGTGGGCAGTTTCTCTGAGAAACAGGTTTTCCTCAGAGAAGCCTGCGCTGACTTCTCCgtgtatttttctccttgtacAGCACCCAAATCCGAGAGGCAGCAaatgtccaacagcagctccatcacccagttcctcctcctggcattcGCAGACACgcgggagctgcagctcttgcacttctggctcttcctgggcatctacctggctgccctcctgggcaaCGGCCTCATCATCATCGCTGTAGCCTGCGACCGGCACCTCCACacccccatgtacttcttcctcctcaacctctccctccttgacCTGGGCTCCATCTCTACCACTGTCTCCAAATCCATGGCAAATTCTCTCTGGGACACCAGGGTCATCTCCTTCTCAGGATGTgctgcacaggtttttttctttttctttttgatgtcagcagaatttttttctctcacccTCATGGCCTACgaccgctacgttgccatctgcaaacccctgcactacgggaccctcctgggcagcagagcttgtgcccccatggcagcagctgcctggggcagtgggttcCTCTATGCCgtgctgcacactgccaatacattttcactgcCGCTCTGC
Proteins encoded in this window:
- the LOC142030591 gene encoding olfactory receptor 14C36-like produces the protein MPNSSSITQFLLLAFADTRELQLLHFWLFLGIYLAALLGNTLTITAIACDQHLHTPMYFFLLNLSLLDLGSISTTVPKSMANALLDTRAISYAGCSTQVFLFVFVMSSEFYLLTLMAYDRYVAICKPLHYGTLLGSRACAPMAAAAWGSGFLYAVLHTANTFSLPLCQGNAVNQFFCEIPQILKLSCSDSSLREVGLLGVSALVFWGCFVFIVLSYVQIFRAVLRIPSEQGRHKAFSTCLPHLAVVSLFLSTGMFAYLKPPSISSPSLNLVVAVLYTAVPPTMNPLIYSMRNQELKDTLKKLIQSLVFQQQ